A single Heterodontus francisci isolate sHetFra1 chromosome 32, sHetFra1.hap1, whole genome shotgun sequence DNA region contains:
- the LOC137347831 gene encoding zinc finger protein 229-like: MEGKSTIHSVEKPYMCSVCGRGFSRSSGLLKHKCSHTGKKSCKYGALGKGFNYPVEVKTHPRSHTLERLFTCSVCGKGFTKSSNLLTHQRIHTGERPFICSVCGKGFTQSSNLLMHQRVHTGERPFICSVCGKGFTKSSDLRTHQRVHTGERLFTCSMCRKGFTQSSHLLTHQRVHTGERPFTCSECGKGFTNSSDLLRHQRVHTGERPFTCSECGKGFAQSSNLLTHQRVHTGERPFTCSKCEKVFTNSSYLLKHQRVHNGKRPFTCSVCGKGFIKSSELLLHQRVHTGERPFTCFECGKGFAHSSHLLTHHRVHTDERPFKCLDCENCYKSSAELMSHQHVHTDERPFRCSRCGTGFRRLSHLTVHQRVHTGERPFTCSVCGKNFAQSSTLLRHRQVHTGERPFKCPDCGNCYKRSGALMSHQRVHTDERPFRCSHCGTGFKRSGDLTVHQRIHTGERPFTCSMCGKGFSHSSTLLRHQRAHK; this comes from the coding sequence atggaaggaaaaagcaccaTTCACAGCGTGGAGAAACCgtacatgtgttctgtgtgtggacgaggcttcagtcGATCATCTGGCCTGTTGAAACataagtgcagtcacactgggaagaaatcATGTAAATATGGGGCCCTTGGGAAGGGATTTAATTATCCAGTTGAGGTAAAAACTCATCCACgcagtcacaccctggagaggctgttcacttgctccgtgtgtgggaagggattcactaaatcATCCAACCtcctgacacaccagcgaattcacactggagagaggccattcatctgctctgtttgtgggaagggattcactcagtcatccaacctgctgatgcaccagcgagttcacactggagagaggccattcatctgctctgtgtgtgggaagggattcactaaatcAAGCGACCTtcggacacaccagcgagttcacactggagagaggctgttcacctgctctatgtgtaggaagggattcactcagtcatcccacctgctgacacatcagcgagttcacactggggagaggccattcacctgctccgaatgtgggaagggattcactaattcatctgatctgctgagacaccagcgagttcacactggggagaggccgttcacctgctccgagtgtggcaagggattcgctcagtcatccaacctgctaacacaccagcgagttcacactggggagaggccattcacctgctccaagtgTGAGAAGGTATTCACTAATTCATCCTACCTCCTgaagcaccagcgagttcacaatgggaagaggccattcacctgctctgtgtgtgggaagggattcattaaaTCAAGCGAACTTCTGcttcaccagcgagttcacactggggagagaccgttcacttgcttcgagtgtgggaagggattcgctcacTCATCCCACTTGCTGACACACCACagagttcacactgacgagagaccttttaaatgtctggACTGTGAGAATTGCTATAAAAGTTCtgctgaactgatgtcccatcaacatGTTCACACAGATGAGAGACCATTCAGGTGCTCTCGCTGTGGGACTGGGTTCAGACGATTAAGCCACCTTActgtacaccagcgagttcacactggggagaggccattcacctgctctgtgtgtgggaagaacTTTGCTCAGTCATCCACCTTGCTGAGACATcggcaagttcacactggggagagaccttttaaatgtccagactgtgggaattgctataaacgtTCTGGGGCTCTaatgtcccatcaacgtgttcacactgacgagagaccgttcaggtgctctcactgtgGGACTGGATTCAAGCGATCAGGtgacctcactgtacaccagcgcattcacactggggagaggccgttcacctgctccatgtgtgggaagggattcagtcactCATCCactctgctgagacaccagcgagctcACAAGTAA